A region of the Anaerosporomusa subterranea genome:
GCTGGGGCACCGAGAATAACTTCTGTGTCAATGACTATAGCGGCCGGGCAATCTTCCAAAAATAAATTGCCAGCAAACTCGCCTTTTACATTGTACAGCACTGTTAGAGGCGTAGCTGCTGCACAAGTAGCGGCAATTGTCGGTACAGTGATTATCGGCAAGCGGCATTCCGCCGCAACTGCCTTACCTGTGTCGAGAGCTTTGCCGCCGCCTACCGCAAGGATAAAGTCAGCCGACTGCTCAACCGCCTGTTTGGCCAGTTTACTAATGTTCTCTTTAGTAACTTCGCCGCCATACCATGCGACTGCTATGGTTTGTACGCCTGACTCCTTAAGACTGGCAAAAATATTTTCCTGCGTCTTGGACAAAGCCGTTTTGCCGCCGATGACAAACCCTTTCGTGCCGCTTGGTTTACAGGCCGCACCTAAGTGTAGGCGAATAGCATCCGAACCGCGAAATACTTTAGCCGGGAATGGCAATCGGTCAATGCTCATTGTCTTCTGCCCTCCAAGTATTAAATCCGAGGTCGCCGAGATTGCCTGCTTCGTCAAACGCCATTTCGGCAGCTTGACCGACAATTGTTATGTCAGCGCAGGCTTGCGCCTCGGCTAGCATTGATTCAGAAACGAACGCTCGCTCCAGATGCAGACTATTAGGAATTCGCATCATGCGGAGTTTGCTGATATCTGGAACATTGCATGTTTTCACCGCCCCCTGAATAGCAAGCTGGTCGTTATCCATGATTAATGGAATCCGGCCAGATTCGGTCGCTGTCGATGTCAAGTTGTTAGCATATGTAAAGTCAAAATTAATTTTGTCAAACAGCCGGCGTGTAGTTAGGTCGGCTAAGCCCATGCCGCAGGCATTGCCGTGACTGTTGTTGGTAATATCCAGCACCACCAGCCGTTTGGGCGGCAGAGCGGCGGGAAAGACGCAAGTCGTCGCAGCTCGCCCAATAGTATGAGAATCCATGCCGCCGCCAGAGAATTCTTTTCCTAGTTGGTCGACAATCAGCACATCGACTGGTTGCAGCAGTAACTTGGGCATATTCGCTTTTGCTTCGCTCAGTAGCCGCTTATCCGCCTCGATAATTGCTTCTGAAGGTACAACTTCAATCTTAGCAATCCGGTCATAGGCGTTTTCGACTGTGCCAATACCGAACAAAAACGGCATGCGTTTTAGTTTGATTTTGGTCATTGCAACAATCATGTCAGCCATGTGGTTAAAGCCATAAGTATGACAGGAATCAGCGCCTTTTTGCTTGCCAAGACCAATGGCGATGATCTTGGTCAAGCCGCTCTCAACCGGACCGCTGAATGCATTGTGCGCCTTAACCCGATTGATCACAATAATGCCATCCGCTTGGCTGGCTTGTTTATCCATCAGTACCGCCAAACCATTGTCAAGAACCCCAAGTTCGACAACGTCCATGGAGGAGATGATCGGACAGCCAGCAGTCTCCTCGGTTACGCCGAGACTGGCCAGCACCTGTTTTTGTCCTTCAGCGGTGGCGCCGCCATGGCTGCCCATAGCTGGCACAATAAAGGGAATGGCTCCAAGCCGTC
Encoded here:
- a CDS encoding lactate racemase domain-containing protein; amino-acid sequence: MSIVKEILQNVALPKMIPIRQRFSAVELADPAATLRQQIRRPDISNRIRKGMKIAVAVGSRGMAEIPLIARVVIEEIRRLGAIPFIVPAMGSHGGATAEGQKQVLASLGVTEETAGCPIISSMDVVELGVLDNGLAVLMDKQASQADGIIVINRVKAHNAFSGPVESGLTKIIAIGLGKQKGADSCHTYGFNHMADMIVAMTKIKLKRMPFLFGIGTVENAYDRIAKIEVVPSEAIIEADKRLLSEAKANMPKLLLQPVDVLIVDQLGKEFSGGGMDSHTIGRAATTCVFPAALPPKRLVVLDITNNSHGNACGMGLADLTTRRLFDKINFDFTYANNLTSTATESGRIPLIMDNDQLAIQGAVKTCNVPDISKLRMMRIPNSLHLERAFVSESMLAEAQACADITIVGQAAEMAFDEAGNLGDLGFNTWRAEDNEH